The following are from one region of the Cyclopterus lumpus isolate fCycLum1 chromosome 21, fCycLum1.pri, whole genome shotgun sequence genome:
- the gsk3ba gene encoding glycogen synthase kinase-3 beta isoform X2: protein MSGRPRTTSFAESCKPVPQPSAFGSMKVSRDKDGSKVTTVVATPGQGPDRPQEVSYTDTKVIGNGSFGVVYQAKLCDSGEMVAIKKVLQDKRFKNRELQIMRKLDHCNIVRLRYFFYSSGDKKDEVYLNLVLDYVPETVYRVARHYSRAKQTLPMVYVKLYMYQLFRSLAYIHSFGICHRDIKPQNLLLDPETAVLKLCDFGSAKQLVRGEPNVSYICSRYYRAPELIFGATDYTSSIDVWSAGCVLAELLLGQPIFPGDSGVDQLVEIIKVLGTPTREQIREMNPNYTEFKFPQIKAHPWTKVFRPRTPPEAIALCSRLLEYTPTARLTPLEACAHSFFDELRDPNVKLPNGREKPSLFNFTTQELSSNPSLASILLPAHARNQAAASTPTNTSATTDGSSTERGPSTTTASASASNSTS from the exons GAGATAAAGATGGCAGCAAGGTAACGACAGTGGTGGCCACCCCGGGCCAAGGCCCCGACCGGCCACAGGAGGTGAGCTACACGGACACCAAGGTCATCGGCAACGGCTCGTTTGGCGTCGTCTACCAGGCTAAACTCTGCGACTCCGGAGAGATGGTGGCCATCAAGAAAGTCCTGCAAGACAAGAGGTTCAAG aacCGGGAGCTGCAGATCATGAGGAAGTTGGACCACTGCAACATCGTGCGCTTGCGCTACTTCTTCTACTCCAGTGGAGACAAG AAAGATGAAGTGTATCTGAATCTGGTTCTGGATTACGTTCCTGAGACGGTCTACCGAGTGGCCAGACACTACAGCCGAGCCAAGCAGACTCTGCCCATGGTTTATGTCAAG ttgtacatgtACCAGCTGTTCAGGAGTCTGGCCTACATCCATTCTTTTGGGATCTGTCATCGGGACATCAAGCCCCAGAATCTGCTGCTGGATCCAGAGACCGCTGTGCTCAAGCTCTGCGACTTCGGCAG TGCGAAGCAGCTGGTCCGTGGGGAGCCCAATGTGTCCTACATCTGCTCTCGCTACTATCGAGCCCCTGAGCTCATCTTCGGTGCCACTGACTACACTTCCAGCATAG acgtgTGGTCAGCAGGCTGCGTTCTGGCAGAGCTGTTGCTAGGACAACCAATCTTCCCTGGCGACAGTGGAGTGGATCAATTGGTTGAAATCATCAAG gttCTCGGGACCCCAACCCGAGAGCAGATTCGTGAGATGAACCCCAACTACACCGAGTTCAAATTCCCCCAGATTAAGGCACATCCTTGGACTAAG GTGTTCCGGCCACGTACACCTCCGGAGGCCATCGCCCTGTGCTCTCGCCTGCTGGAGTACACGCCCACGGCCCGCCTCACCCCTCTAGAGGCCTGCGCGCACTCTTTCTTTGACGAGCTACGCGACCCTAACGTCAAACTGCCCAACGGGAGAGAGAAGCCCTCCCTCTTCAATTTCACCACCCAGG AGTTATCCAGTAATCCCTCTTTGGCCTCCATACTCCTCCCGGCCCACGCCCGCAACCAGGCAGCCGCCTCTACCCCAACCAACACCTCTGCCACCACAG ATGGCAGCAGCACAGAGCGAGGTCCCAGCACCACCACCGCCTCTGCCTCGGCCTCCAACTCCACCTCCTGA
- the gsk3ba gene encoding glycogen synthase kinase-3 beta isoform X1, translated as MSGRPRTTSFAESCKPVPQPSAFGSMKVSRDKDGSKVTTVVATPGQGPDRPQEVSYTDTKVIGNGSFGVVYQAKLCDSGEMVAIKKVLQDKRFKNRELQIMRKLDHCNIVRLRYFFYSSGDKKDEVYLNLVLDYVPETVYRVARHYSRAKQTLPMVYVKLYMYQLFRSLAYIHSFGICHRDIKPQNLLLDPETAVLKLCDFGSAKQLVRGEPNVSYICSRYYRAPELIFGATDYTSSIDVWSAGCVLAELLLGQPIFPGDSGVDQLVEIIKVLGTPTREQIREMNPNYTEFKFPQIKAHPWTKVSQQVFRPRTPPEAIALCSRLLEYTPTARLTPLEACAHSFFDELRDPNVKLPNGREKPSLFNFTTQELSSNPSLASILLPAHARNQAAASTPTNTSATTDGSSTERGPSTTTASASASNSTS; from the exons GAGATAAAGATGGCAGCAAGGTAACGACAGTGGTGGCCACCCCGGGCCAAGGCCCCGACCGGCCACAGGAGGTGAGCTACACGGACACCAAGGTCATCGGCAACGGCTCGTTTGGCGTCGTCTACCAGGCTAAACTCTGCGACTCCGGAGAGATGGTGGCCATCAAGAAAGTCCTGCAAGACAAGAGGTTCAAG aacCGGGAGCTGCAGATCATGAGGAAGTTGGACCACTGCAACATCGTGCGCTTGCGCTACTTCTTCTACTCCAGTGGAGACAAG AAAGATGAAGTGTATCTGAATCTGGTTCTGGATTACGTTCCTGAGACGGTCTACCGAGTGGCCAGACACTACAGCCGAGCCAAGCAGACTCTGCCCATGGTTTATGTCAAG ttgtacatgtACCAGCTGTTCAGGAGTCTGGCCTACATCCATTCTTTTGGGATCTGTCATCGGGACATCAAGCCCCAGAATCTGCTGCTGGATCCAGAGACCGCTGTGCTCAAGCTCTGCGACTTCGGCAG TGCGAAGCAGCTGGTCCGTGGGGAGCCCAATGTGTCCTACATCTGCTCTCGCTACTATCGAGCCCCTGAGCTCATCTTCGGTGCCACTGACTACACTTCCAGCATAG acgtgTGGTCAGCAGGCTGCGTTCTGGCAGAGCTGTTGCTAGGACAACCAATCTTCCCTGGCGACAGTGGAGTGGATCAATTGGTTGAAATCATCAAG gttCTCGGGACCCCAACCCGAGAGCAGATTCGTGAGATGAACCCCAACTACACCGAGTTCAAATTCCCCCAGATTAAGGCACATCCTTGGACTAAGGTGAGTCAACAG GTGTTCCGGCCACGTACACCTCCGGAGGCCATCGCCCTGTGCTCTCGCCTGCTGGAGTACACGCCCACGGCCCGCCTCACCCCTCTAGAGGCCTGCGCGCACTCTTTCTTTGACGAGCTACGCGACCCTAACGTCAAACTGCCCAACGGGAGAGAGAAGCCCTCCCTCTTCAATTTCACCACCCAGG AGTTATCCAGTAATCCCTCTTTGGCCTCCATACTCCTCCCGGCCCACGCCCGCAACCAGGCAGCCGCCTCTACCCCAACCAACACCTCTGCCACCACAG ATGGCAGCAGCACAGAGCGAGGTCCCAGCACCACCACCGCCTCTGCCTCGGCCTCCAACTCCACCTCCTGA